The Mucilaginibacter rubeus genomic interval AAAAAGCAGCCGAGCTATTGGCTGTTTTAAAGATCAAAGACCAATTCCCCGTTATAGCCGGTTCTAACACGGCAATGCTAAACGATAGTACCCCGGTTAAAAGTAAAGCAGTCGACCTGATCATTAAAGAAGCATCACGCACAGATACCTCATTACCGCTATATATCCTTTGCGGCGCCGGACTCACCGAAATTGCTTCGGCAATATTAACCGAACCTAAAATTGCCGATAAACTTACACTCGTATGGATTGGCGGCCCCGAATACAGCGATCTTGCCCTGCCTCCACCAAACTATAGCAGCCCCGAGTACAATCTTAATATCGATATCAACGCCGCAAGGGCGGTGTTCAACCACTCGCAATTAAAGCTTTGGCAAATCCCAAGAGATGGGTATCGCCAAGCCATATTGCCATACTCCGAATTACAGCTCAAAATAAAACCTCAGGGCGAAGCGGGCAAATACCTGGCCGGCGTACTCGAAACGTTGATGGGCCGCCTGCAGCAATATCATTTTAACCTCGGTGAAACTTATATCTTAGGCGATAGTCCGCTGGTTTTGCTTACCGCCTTGCAATCATCCTTTGAGGCCGATCCTTCATCGAGCGAGTATATATTAAAACCTTGTCCGCTCATTAATGCGCAGGGCGGGTACGATTATAATGCACATGGCCGCAACATCCGCGTTTATCGCAGGCTGGATATTAACCTGATGTTTAATGATTTTTTTGCCAAGCTGGAACTCAATAAGTAAAGGCGATAGCTGGTATATTTTCAACCATAATCGGTTTATTTAGTATTACCTTAAGCGCTGTTTTGTAATTATTTTGGCCTGATCATAACCCTTTGATATCATGCTTAAAATAATTAGCAAAACAGCGCAGAACATTTTCCTGCTTGCTTTAATATTGATTGCAGGTGATAAAGCCCTTGCCCAAACCAATAATCCATCGTCACCCAAGCTTATCGAAAAAAATGGAAGGCACGCGTTTTTAGTTGATGGCAAACCGTTTTTGATGCTTGGCGGCCAGGCGCATAACTCAAGCGCATGGCCGACATTGATGCCAGGGGTATGGAAATCGGCAGAGGCGATGCACCTCAACACACTTGAAGTGCCCATTTACTGGGAACAGATAGAACCTCAGCCCGGAAAGTTTGATTTTTCGCTGGTAGATACGCTGCTCACCCAGGCCCGGCAGCACAACGTTCATTTGGTGTTGCTATGGTTTGGTACCTGGAAAAACGGCAGCAACCATTACATCCCCGAATGGATGAAGCGTGATGCCGGGAAATACCCAAACATTACGGGTAAAACAGGCAAAGCAATTGATTCGCCGTCCCCGCATTCAAAGGCTACATTGGAGGCTGATGTTAAAGCGTTTTCGGCAGTGATGCGATATCTGAAACAGGCCGACGCGCAGCATACCGTTATTATGGTTCAGGTTGAAAATGAGCCCGGCTCATGGGACACTGTTCGTGATTACTCGGCTGTGGCGCAAAAATTATTCGAAGCAGATGTCCCCGCGGGACTGTTAAAACCAGCTATACTAAAAGCGTTAAATGTACCCGAAAACTCAAAAGGTACATGGGCCAAGGTTTTTGGCGACAGGGCCGATGAGTATTTCCAGGCCTGGTCTATTGCCCGTTTCATTGAACGAGTTGCGGCTGCCGGTAAAGCTGAATATCCGTTACCGTTGTATGTGAATGTGGCACTTCGCGATCCGCTCACCAATCCACCTGCAACCCATTATGAAAGCGGCGGCGCTACAGATAACGTGATCCCGATCTGGAAAGCGGCGGCACCGTCTATCGATTTGCTTGCTCCTGATATTTACCTCTCCGGCAGCGAAAGGGTACTAAAAGTGATCGACCTGTATACCCGTGCAGATAACACCCTGTTTGTACCCGAAGCCGGTTTAATTGCAGATAACGCCAAATACTTTTATGATGTTTTAGCCCATGGCGGCATAGGTTTCTCTCCTTTCGGGATAGATGATAATGGCGATGCTTCAAACGATGAACATTTGGCCGAACGCCTTGCTCCTTTTGCACAGGAATATGCTGTAGCAAGGCCAATGATGCGGGAACTGGCTCAATGGGCCTTTGAAGGTAAGATCAAAGCCGTTGTTGAACATGAAGACGGCGCGGAGCAAACCATTAAACTTGGCGAATGGGATGCGATTATAAAATTCGGCAATGGCCGCGGCGGTGAACTTAAGCCGAATAGGGACCATAACGGCAAAGCTATGATAGTTACCCTTGACGAAAACAAATTCATCATGACCGGGACAAACTGTAGGATTACCTTCCATCCCGCAGGCGGCAATACCGGCAGGGCATGGCAATACCTTAAAGTTGAAGAAGGCAGGTATAGCGATGGTATTTTTAAATCGCTTCGCATCCTTAATGGCGATGAAACTGATTGGGGTGGCCCCGCAATTGGAGATCAACCGAGGGTGCTGCGGATTTCGTTGGTGGTGAGGTAAGATTAATATTTCAAAAATCCACTCCATAAACGTCATTGCGAGGCACGAAGCAATCCCAAACTATACAGGGCGGATTTGCTTAACGACTCTGTTAATCGGGGATTGCTTCGTGCCTCGCAATGACGGCTTTTTATTATCCTCCTATTTCACCTCATAAACCACAGCTTCATACGGCAGTAACGTACCGTTTTTTGATGGTTTTTGATAATTCCCTATTAAAACGTTCGCGTTGTTCAGATCGATGCCCGTTTGTGTTGAGGCCGCCTTATTGGTGAAGTTAAGCAATACCAACAACTTCCTTCCGTTCAACTCTCGGGTGTAGGCATAAGTATCGGGGTTTTGCGCGTCGAGCAGGGTGTACTTTCCGTATACCAGCACCAGGTTATCTTTCCGGAGTTTTACTACCCGTCTAAAGTAATTTAAAATGCTGTTGGCATCTTTTTCCTGTGCTGCAGCGTTAATGTTTTTGTAATTGGGATTTACCTTTATCCAGGGAGTTCCTGTAGTAAATCCGGCATTTGCGGTATTGTTCCATTGAAATGGCGTACGACCATTATCCCGGCTTTCAAAAGCTATCCGTTTTAAATATGCAGGTAAATCGGCACCGATATTTTTCTGACGTTGGTACTCGTTCAACGTTTGCACATCGCGGTAATCCTCAATTGTGGTAAAACCGGCATTGGTCATGCCCAGCTCGTCGCCATTGTAGTAGTAAGGCGTGCCACGCATGGTCATTAAAAAGGTAGTCAGCATTTTTGATGATAGCGCCCTAAACTCGGGGCTGTCATTCCCGAAGCGGCTTACCAACCGCGCCTGGTCATGGTTAGCGAGAAATATCGAAAGCCAGCCCTTTGCCGCAAAAGCACTATCCCATTTGGTAAATACCTGTTTTAAATGCGTTATGCTGTAACCTTCGGGCTTGGCAATATCTACCCCTTCAAAGGCATAAGCCATGTTCAATTCATTCCTGTCGGCGTCAACTAAATTATGCCCGTCTTCAAATGTATTGCCTGCACCTTCGGCCACGCTCATTACATTGTATTTGCTGAGCACTTCCCGGTTCATTTCCTGCAAGTAACCATGCAAATTGCCCTGTACCCCGTAATATTGGGTAAAGTTTTTTTCATACCCTTTTGGAAAAGCCGGGAAAGTGGTATCCTTTGCGGCAAACTGGAAAGCATCCAGCCGGAAACCGTCAATCCCTTTATCGGCCCAAAACTTCATAATGCCATATACTTCGTTCCTGAGCTTAGGATTCTCCCAATTAAGATCGGGTTGCTTACGCGAAAAATAATGCAGGTAATAGGCGTTGGTGAGCGAATCGTACCGCCAGGCATCATGGTTCACATCAAACAAACTATAACGGTATGCCGGCTTACCTTTCTCCGCATTCCACCAGTGATAATATTCGCGGTATGGACTGGTTCGTGAGCTCCTGCTTTGTTTAAACCATTCGTGTTCATCGCTGCTATGGTTTACCACCAGGTCCATAACCAGTTTTATACCACGGCTGTGCATGCCTTTAAGCAAAGCATCAAAATCGTCCATGGTACCAAAATCTTTCATGATGTTGCGGTAATCGCTTACATCATACCCGTTATCATCA includes:
- a CDS encoding nucleoside hydrolase, whose amino-acid sequence is MTQSKFLSLLLLLFVFSFVSKGQSAPTNKLVSPRIRVIMDNDFSGDPDGLFALTHLVLSPSVEVRGIIGSHLNAADGFDRSKTQADNAAKKAAELLAVLKIKDQFPVIAGSNTAMLNDSTPVKSKAVDLIIKEASRTDTSLPLYILCGAGLTEIASAILTEPKIADKLTLVWIGGPEYSDLALPPPNYSSPEYNLNIDINAARAVFNHSQLKLWQIPRDGYRQAILPYSELQLKIKPQGEAGKYLAGVLETLMGRLQQYHFNLGETYILGDSPLVLLTALQSSFEADPSSSEYILKPCPLINAQGGYDYNAHGRNIRVYRRLDINLMFNDFFAKLELNK
- a CDS encoding DUF5597 domain-containing protein, translated to MLKIISKTAQNIFLLALILIAGDKALAQTNNPSSPKLIEKNGRHAFLVDGKPFLMLGGQAHNSSAWPTLMPGVWKSAEAMHLNTLEVPIYWEQIEPQPGKFDFSLVDTLLTQARQHNVHLVLLWFGTWKNGSNHYIPEWMKRDAGKYPNITGKTGKAIDSPSPHSKATLEADVKAFSAVMRYLKQADAQHTVIMVQVENEPGSWDTVRDYSAVAQKLFEADVPAGLLKPAILKALNVPENSKGTWAKVFGDRADEYFQAWSIARFIERVAAAGKAEYPLPLYVNVALRDPLTNPPATHYESGGATDNVIPIWKAAAPSIDLLAPDIYLSGSERVLKVIDLYTRADNTLFVPEAGLIADNAKYFYDVLAHGGIGFSPFGIDDNGDASNDEHLAERLAPFAQEYAVARPMMRELAQWAFEGKIKAVVEHEDGAEQTIKLGEWDAIIKFGNGRGGELKPNRDHNGKAMIVTLDENKFIMTGTNCRITFHPAGGNTGRAWQYLKVEEGRYSDGIFKSLRILNGDETDWGGPAIGDQPRVLRISLVVR
- a CDS encoding glycoside hydrolase family 13 protein, which encodes MNVLYIRFMALAIFMLGAFSGYAQNKPGATDTIDRKWWKEAVVYQVYPRSFKDNNGDGIGDLKGIISKLDYIKSLGVDVVWLNPIYSSPNDDNGYDVSDYRNIMKDFGTMDDFDALLKGMHSRGIKLVMDLVVNHSSDEHEWFKQSRSSRTSPYREYYHWWNAEKGKPAYRYSLFDVNHDAWRYDSLTNAYYLHYFSRKQPDLNWENPKLRNEVYGIMKFWADKGIDGFRLDAFQFAAKDTTFPAFPKGYEKNFTQYYGVQGNLHGYLQEMNREVLSKYNVMSVAEGAGNTFEDGHNLVDADRNELNMAYAFEGVDIAKPEGYSITHLKQVFTKWDSAFAAKGWLSIFLANHDQARLVSRFGNDSPEFRALSSKMLTTFLMTMRGTPYYYNGDELGMTNAGFTTIEDYRDVQTLNEYQRQKNIGADLPAYLKRIAFESRDNGRTPFQWNNTANAGFTTGTPWIKVNPNYKNINAAAQEKDANSILNYFRRVVKLRKDNLVLVYGKYTLLDAQNPDTYAYTRELNGRKLLVLLNFTNKAASTQTGIDLNNANVLIGNYQKPSKNGTLLPYEAVVYEVK